In Drosophila pseudoobscura strain MV-25-SWS-2005 chromosome 4, UCI_Dpse_MV25, whole genome shotgun sequence, the following proteins share a genomic window:
- the LOC6903221 gene encoding uncharacterized WD repeat-containing protein alr3466-like, whose product MSESEMFKQPKEENATGSTGSTGSTGEESLKATFVAASGLYVGGDALCASLSEETSLLAVAKADCSVHVLRLKLHVSGANADWTHGETTTLSGHQGAVYLGSFSTDGSQLLTCSTALDMRMWNVQSGSCLAFCRQTPSFIRGIAFISYACSYATVEDIGYASIWRADGEKIVCTKRVFQEQELTVCIFHPKMKYVVSGSASSKIRIWDPARDRYTTDIIDFNSKSITALAFTTCGSYMVAGVAEGQIILRNMNSKLVVCIFRQHTAAITSMAFDRDNCRLAVGSRDAKMSVWDFGAPAMESRASDCGRVLQVRFVSDSHLVGICVNEPQFVGPQEEESIPLPLEAPTGSSSTGDF is encoded by the exons ATGTCGGAAAGCGAGATGTTCAAACAGCCGAAGGAAGAAAAC GCAACAGGCTCGACAGGCTCCACAGGCTCGACAGGCGAGGAGTCGCTCAAGGCGACCTTCGTGGCCGCGAGCGGGCTCTATGTGGGGGGGGATGCACTCTGCGCCAGCCTCTCGGAGGAGACCAGCCTGCTGGCCGTGGCCAAGGCAGACTGCTCGGTGCACGTCCTTCGGCTGAAGCTCCATGTGAGCGGCGCAAACGCGGACTGGACCCACGGCGAGACGACCACCCTCAGCGGTCACCAGGGAGCCGTCTACCTCGGATCGTTCTCGACCGACGGGTCGCAACTCCTGACGTGCTCGACGGCCTTGGACATGCGCATGTGGAACGTACAGTCCGGCAGCTGTTTGGCCTTCTGCAGGCAAACCCCCAGCTTCATTCGAGGCATCGCCTTCATCTCGTACGCCTGTTCATATGCCACCGTCGAGGACATTGGCTACGCGTCCATCTGGAGGGCGGACGGAGAGAAGATCGTTTGCACGAAGAGAGTGTTCCAGGAGCAAGAGCTGACGGTCTGCATATTCCATCCGAAAATGAAATACGTGGTCTCTGGATCGGCTTCCAGCAAGATCCGCATATGGGACCCCGCCAGGGACCGCTATACCACGGACATCATCGACTTCAACAGCAAGTCGATCACTGCCCTGGCCTTCACCACGTGCGGCTCCTACATGGTCGCGGGTGTCGCCGAGGGCCAAATCATCTTGCGGAACATGAACTCCAAGCTCGTGGTGTGTATCTTTCGCCAGCACACGGCTGCCATTACCTCGATGGCCTTCGACAGGGACAACTGTCGCCTCGCCGTGGGCAGCCGGGACGCCAAGATGAGCGTCTGGGACTTTGGGGCACCGGCCATGGAGTCGCGGGCCAGCGACTGTGGACGCGTGCTGCAGGTTCGCTTCGTCAGCGACTCCCACCTGGTGGGCATCTGCGTCAACGAGCCCCAGTTTGTCGGGCCACAAGAGGAGGAGAGTATCCCACTTCCACTGGAAGCCCCAACTGGCTCTTCGAGCACGGGGGATTTTTGA
- the LOC6903222 gene encoding transcription initiation factor TFIID subunit 5-like, whose product MSDIHPRPEAKEKAASGISASHRSEPTYAPQRVEVSGGSRPDETPTEAQQLSTFVAASDHHVEEVVLCVLISESVSLMAVGKADNLIHVFGLKLNSNGADADWIADGGFNLVGHEVPATHGAFSDDRQHLVTWAPDLVLRQWNLNSQKCTGIYANTHSHVSRILFEAHGLFFTTIDELGYAFIWMIADSGSSNELRYVDKNYYSHPLTACAFHPKITYLVTGSTDGMVRMWNMSIGTTAVRTFLGHKTPITALAFSICGYYLVAGATDGLLIVWNLKSQVLLRRLTHHSGAITSIGFSPNNGRLAVGSMDTQMSVWDFELLVRTTVAGRPSATEDMLVGTRASECGPIFEVKFVSDSHLMAICVDKREASAESEEDLFQCFVEMEAEESELEPEEDE is encoded by the exons ATGTCCGACATACACCCAAGACCCGAGGCCAAAGAAAAA GCCGCAAGCGGCATCAGTGCCAGCCATCGAAGCGAGCCCACTTACGCTCCCCAGCGTGTGGAGGTGTCCGGAGGCAGCAGGCCGGACGAGACTCCCACGGAGGCACAGCAATTGTCGACCTTTGTGGCCGCGAGCGATCACCACGTCGAAGAAGTGGTGCTCTGCGTTTTAATCTCGGAGTCCGTCAGCCTGATGGCCGTTGGCAAGGCGGACAACCTAATCCACGTGTTCGGGCTGAAGCTCAATTCGAACGGAGCGGACGCTGACTGGATCGCTGACGGCGGGTTCAACCTCGTCGGGCACGAAGTGCCGGCCACCCACGGCGCCTTTTCCGACGACCGGCAGCACTTAGTGACCTGGGCGCCGGATCTGGTGCTGCGGCAGTGGAATCTTAACTCCCAGAAATGCACGGGGATCTATGCGAACACCCACAGCCACGTCAGCCGAATTTTGTTTGAGGCCCATGGCCTCTTCTTCACCACCATCGATGAACTGGGCTATGCCTTCATCTGGATGATAGCCGATTCGGGCTCCAGCAACGAGCTGCGTTACGTGGACAAAAACTACTACTCGCATCCCCTGACGGCCTGCGCATTTCACCCGAAGATAACCTACCTGGTCACTGGCTCTACTGACGGCATGGTCCGCATGTGGAACATGTCCATCGGCACCACTGCGGTGCGCACCTTTCTGGGCCACAAAACCCCCATCACCGCCTTGGCCTTCTCGATCTGCGGCTACTACTTGGTCGCAGGTGCCACCGACGGTCTGCTCATTGTCTGGAACTTGAAGAGTCAGGTTCTGCTGCGCCGCCTGACCCACCATTCGGGAGCAATCACCTCGATTGGCTTCTCCCCGAACAACGGCCGTTTGGCGGTGGGGAGCATGGACACGCAGATGAGCGTGTGGGACTTTGAGCTCCTCGTGCGGACCACGGTCGCGGGCCGGCCCTCTGCCACAGAGGACATGCTAGTGGGCACGCGAGCCAGCGAGTGCGGACCCATCTTCGAGGTGAAGTTCGTCAGCGACTCCCACTTGATGGCAATCTGCGTGGATAAGCGCGAGGCGAGCGCGGAGTCCGAAGAAGACTTGTTCCAGTGCTTTGTGGAAATGGAGGCTGAGGAgtcggagctggagccagaggAAGACGAATAG
- the LOC6903223 gene encoding gametocyte-specific factor 1 homolog translates to MKNTLSLRIMGDLYEKDMITCPYNREHVMLRKKYQQHILKCREIYKDKVELLECPFNKGHLVPELEFHQHLKSCDDRKIIVQHLNSEEPDVRPDTRHEKIEADENWDDDRVEDYNPQVYCAQANIIREPRGLFPAQRKAFFKEEERRRRGDAEQPGTSNSPAENRPTPHHHKERLHSKRSSK, encoded by the coding sequence ATGAAAAATACATTGTCTCTGCGAATCATGGGAGATCTCTACGAAAAAGATATGATCACCTGCCCGTACAACCGGGAGCATGTGATGCTGCGCAAAAAGTATCAGCAGCACATTTTGAAATGCCGTGAGATCTACAAAGACAAGGTGGAGCTTCTTGAGTGTCCCTTCAACAAGGGGCACCTGGTACCAGAGTTGGAGTTCCACCAACATTTAAAATCCTGTGATGATCGCAAAATAATTGTGCAACATCTAAACAGCGAGGAACCGGATGTGCGCCCCGACACAAGACATGAGAAAATTGAAGCCGACGAGAACTGGGACGATGATCGGGTGGAGGACTACAATCCGCAGGTGTATTGCGCTCAGGCAAATATCATACGCGAACCGCGCGGCCTGTTCCCGGCCCAGCGCAAGGCATTCTTCAAGGAGGAGGAACGTCGTCGACGCGGCGATGCTGAACAGCCGGGCACGTCCAATTCCCCGGCTGAAAATCGTCCAACTCCGCACCACCACAAGGAGCGTCTGCATTCGAAACGCTCTTCGAAATAA
- the LOC6903224 gene encoding uncharacterized protein isoform X1 produces the protein MWEIRPLSFHVRRCKSFWENKNHIFNNLNVMAPRRSARILAANQASPAAQPLARRAAFLRAVEAISAPRRRRTTTTASRRRTIQIAANEPPAEDPPVVNRREINRVRVNAVVYLNGVWHPTTRENLEYFEMLFQQRADLEMAEAMTAGRGPAAPENVMDNELGVRRLRS, from the exons ATGTGGGAAATCAGGCCTCTTTCATTTCATGTGCGACGTTGTAAGTCGTTCtgggaaaataaaaatcacattttcAATAATCTGAAC GTAATGGCTCCCCGCAGAAGTGCACGTATTTTGGCGGCCAACCAGGCGTCCCCTGCCGCCCAGCCCTTGGCCCGACGCGCTGCGTTCCTCCGCGCAGTGGAGGCCATATCCGCTCCCAGGCGCCGCAGGACCACCACCACTGCCAGCCGTCGCCGTACAATCCAGATCGCTGCCAACGAGCCGCCCGCTGAGGACCCTCCCGTTGTCAACCGCCGCGAGATTAACCGCGTCCGCGTCAACGCCGTAGTGTATTTGAATGGTGTCTGGCACCCCACAACCCGTGAGAACCTCGAGTACTTCGAGATGTTATTCCAACAGCGTGCCGATCTTGAAATGGCGGAGGCTATGACCGCTGGCCGTGGACCTGCGGCGCCAGAAAATGTAATGGACAATGAATTAGGCGTACGCCGCCTCCGCAGTTAG
- the LOC6903224 gene encoding ubiquitin-conjugating enzyme E2 D2-like isoform X2 translates to MANMTSNPTEGCTVELVDDCIYDWKAVILGPSDTPYEGGHFELRLHFPHAYPSQPPAILFRTRVYHCNINHQNICVDILHSAWSPALTVEKILLSIRSLLSDPNPDSPMNCAAAALYKTNREEHDRMAREWTARYAQPVDSTSE, encoded by the coding sequence ATGGCGAACATGACGAGCAATCCGACGGAGGGGTGCACAGTGGAGTTAGTGGACGACTGTATCTACGACTGGAAGGCCGTGATTCTCGGGCCCTCGGACACGCCCTACGAGGGCGGCCACTTTGAACTACGCCTTCACTTTCCGCACGCGTACCCGTCTCAACCACCGGCTATACTGTTCCGTACAAGAGTGTACCACTGTAATATTAACCACCAAAATATCTGCGTGGATATTCTGCACTCGGCTTGGTCGCCCGCCCTGACCGTGGAGAAGATACTTTTGTCCATTCGGTCGCTGCTGTCGGACCCCAACCCCGATAGCCCCATGAACTGCGCCGCTGCCGCGCTGTACAAGACGAACCGCGAGGAGCACGACCGCATGGCACGGGAGTGGACCGCCCGCTACGCCCAGCCAGTGGACTCAACGTCTGAATAA